In a genomic window of Gambusia affinis linkage group LG04, SWU_Gaff_1.0, whole genome shotgun sequence:
- the melk gene encoding maternal embryonic leucine zipper kinase, with product MPVERTEHRGAAELHKYYEVYETIGSGGFAKVKLGRHLLTGEKVAIKIMNKKDLGDDLPRVKVEIEAMKNLSHQHVCRLYHVIETSTQIFMVLEYCPGGELFDYIIAKDRLSEQETRVFFRQIVSAMAYVHSQGYAHRDLKPENLLIDEDRNLKLIDFGLCAKPKGGLGYELMTCCGSPAYAAPELIQGKAYIGSEADVWSMGVLLFALLCGYLPFDDDNCMILYRKIMRGKYDNPQWLSPGSILLLNQMMQVDPKRRLTVRQLLDHQWVMKDYNSPVEWLSRQPVAHIDEDCITEMAVNMKRSRESTAALVKEWKYDQVTATYLLLLSKKQKGKPVRLRPEARLCEDSPLHQGLQKREALHFSEDEDAVIIGSLDFYSEYIDDSPWVSDRHHKTPAGRGRQDENKVMKLTSPLAEKRDAFTLTPGSAVTPQHRERKERDQENKENIAEEKGVDVFALPHPRTPASSKKNRPNKNVLNTPNQNTNCNGTKASVATPKGCEIGSKEQNKNRVAENDSANLEVLAFSPERRSRSLDMAASGDSGKKKRGGKVFGSLERGLDKVITMLTPSKRRALRDTPRKIKAQYNVTLTSQTNPDQVLNQILSILPEKNVDFTQKGYVLKCQTWNDSGKVAMAFELEVCLLQRPEVVGVRRQRLKGDAWVYKHLVEDILSTSSI from the exons ATGCCTGTGGAGAGGACGGAACACCGCGGAGCCGCAGAGCTCCACAAATATTATGAGGTCTATGAGACTATCGGCTCAG GCGGCTTTGCTAAAGTTAAACTGGGCCGACACCTGCTGACAGGAGAAAAGGTTGCCATCAAGATCATGAATAAAAAAGATCTCGGG GATGACTTGCCGCGTGTAAAGGTGGAGATAGAAGCCATGAAGAACCTCAGTCATCAACATGTCTGCAGACTCTACCATGTCATagaaacttcaacacagatctTCATGGTGCTTGAG TACTGCCCTGGTGGGGAGCTGTTTGATTACATCATAGCCAAGGACCGACTGTCAGAGCAAGAGACCAGGGTGTTCTTCAGACAGATTGTCTCAGCAATGGCCTACGTCCACAGCCAAGGATATGCTCATAGGGACCTTAAACCG GAAAATTTGCTGATTGATGAGGACCGTAACTTGAAGCTCATAGACTTTGGCCTATGCGCCAAACCAAAG ggggGTTTAGGTTATGAGCTAATGACTTGTTGTGGGAGCCCTGCATATGCTGCTCCGGAGCTCATTCAGGGAAAAGCATATATTGGTTCAGAG GCTGATGTATGGAGTATGGGAGTGCTGCTGTTTGCTCTACTCTGTGGATATCTTCCCTTTGATGATGACAACTGCATGATCCTTTACAGAAAGATTATG agGGGTAAATATGACAACCCACAGTGGCTCTCACCAGGCAGCATCCTCCTTCTCAACCAAATGATGCAG GTGGACCCCAAGCGTCGCCTGACAGTCAGACAGCTTCTGGATCACCAATGGGTGATGAAGGACTACAACAGCCCTGTAGAGTGGCTCAGCAGGCAGCCG gttgCCCACATAGATGAGGACTGTATCACTGAGATGGCGGTAAACATGAAGCGATCACGAGAAAGCACCGCAGCACTGGTgaaggag TGGAAGTACGATCAGGTCACAGCCACctacctgctgctgctgtccaaGAAGCAGAAGGGGAAGCCTGTTCGCCTTCGCCCTGAGGCGCGCCTCTGTGAGGACTCTCCTCTGCACCAAGGACTGCAG AAAAGAGAAGCTCTTCACTTCAGTGAAGACGAAGACGCTGTCATTATCGGGTCTTTGGACTTTTACTCAGAATATATTGATGATTCTCCCTGGGTGTCAGATCGGCACCACAAAACGCCGGCAGGCAGAGGTCGGcaagatgaaaacaaagttaTG AAACTCACATCACCATTAGCGGAAAAGAGAGACGCGTTCACCCTGACCCCAGGGAGCGCGGTGACGCCACAACACCGCGAGAGGAAGGAGAGGGACCAGGAGAACAAGGAGAACATTGCTGAAGAGAAAGGAGTCGATGTATTTGCTCTGCCTCACCCTCGGACCCCTGCGTCCAGTAAGAAGAACCGACCCAACAAGAACGTGCTGAACACACCCAATCAGAACACAAACTGCAATGGCACCAAAGCCAGTGTGGCCACACCTAAAG GTTGTGAGATTGGATCCAAGGAGCAGAACAAGAACAGGGTTGCTGAGAATGATTCTGCAAACCTGGAAGTATTGGCGTTCAGTCCAGAGCGAAG GTCCAGGTCTTTGGACATGGCTGCTTCAGGAGACAGTGGGAAGAAAAAGCGAGGAGGGAAGGTGTTTGGCTCCTTGGAAAGGGGCCTAGACAAGGTTATCACAATGCTCACGCCAAGCAAAAGACGAGCTCTGCGAGACACGCCAAGGAAGATTAAG gCTCAATATAACGTCACCCTAACCAGTCAGACCAATCCCGATCAGGTGTTAAACCAGATCCTCTCCATCCTGCCAGAGAAAAATGTCGACTTCACGCAGAAGGG ATATGTCCTGAAGTGTCAGACCTGGAATGATTCTGGAAAGGTAGCCATGGCGTTTGAGCTGGAAGTGTGCCTACTGCAGAGGCCGGAGGTCGTTGGCGTGCGGCGGCAGAGGCTGAAGGGAGACGCGTGGGTTTACAAACATCTGGTGGAGGACATCCTGTCAACATCCAGCATCTAA
- the ptpn9b gene encoding tyrosine-protein phosphatase non-receptor type 9, with amino-acid sequence MAEALTTQEQLAVEEFLREVRSRELPHSAGLVSQPTAVKFLMARKFDVSRAIDLFQAYKNTRIKEGIININPDEEPLRSELLSGKFTVLPGRDANGAALALFTARLHRPDITTHKAVLQAIIYQLDKAIESLETQRDGLIFIYDMTNSSYGNFDYELCVKILNLLKGAFPARLKCVFIVSSPLWFRAPFAVLRLFVREKLRERVSTVRAHELVSHIPVSSLPEHLGGTSQYSHVAWIQSCVNMQSNTALGDTQEHDTHDCVGSLLRSYSLDNSNASIGTVPSHTLQGTERAVANANCYDDNNANPQNHIVGVEGRTQGPGQYQQGSNSSADKSQGNHQHWNGTALSGANTGVGPNSNVNGQAPTQSDTPPNTPLSQKTSDGPAAGITTNPASRFQNEAVKEEDEDEEQEGVPPLPQKALPRPPNQAASQSPPLSSSWGPDDDENRYTEVSVHMPDQGGMTVHQLVEYVKRKKKKGIYQEYEDIRKEPPAGTFDYSKKMSNQIKNRYSDVLCLDQSRVRLCQLCDDEDETSDYINASFMDGYKRSNAYIATQGPLPKTFVDFWRMLWEQMVLIIVMTTRVVERGRVKCGQYWPLEEGRTEQHGYFMVKNTHIQVFQDFKLSYLELYNTQSGEKREVCHYLYVSWPDFGVPKSASAMLDFREHVLERRKAAVQSLGSSWRGPPGGPPVVVHCSAGIGRTGTFCTLDICLSQLEDVGTVNVQQTVRRMRTQRAFSIQTWDQYYFCYTAVIEYAQRHGRLSPVQWSDSELETDSE; translated from the exons GCTGTGGAGGAGTTCCTGAGAGAAGTGAGGAGCAGGGAGCTCCCCCACAGCGCTGGGCTCGTCTCCCAGCCTACAGCTGTTAAGTTTCTTATGGCCCGCAAGTTTGACGTCTCCAGGGCCATCGATCTATTCCAAGCATATAAG AATACCCGGATCAAAGAGGGTATCATCAATATAAACCCAGACGAGGAGCCCCTCCGCTCTGAGCTGCTGAGTGGCAAATTTACAGTCCTG CCTGGCCGAGATGCTAATGGTGCTGCCCTAGCACTCTTCACTGCTCGCCTCCATCGGCCAGACATCACCACCCACAAAGCTGTTCTGCAGGCCATCATCTATCAGCTGGATAAAGCCATAGAGAG TTTGGAAACTCAAAGAGACGgactcatatttatttatgacatgACAAACTCAAGTTATGGAAATTTTGACTACGAACTCTGTGTCAAGATTCTGAATTTGCTCAAg GGGGCATTTCCTGCCCGATTAAAATGCGTCTTCATTGTGTCCTCTCCACTTTGGTTCCGAGCGCCGTTCGCAGTTCTTCGACTTTTTGTCAGAGAAAAGCTGAGGGAAAGG GTATCTACAGTGAGAGCTCACGAGTTAGTCAGTCATATTCCAGTCTCCTCCCTCCCTGAGCATCTTGGTGGAACATCCCAGTACAGCCACGTGGCCTGGATCCAGTCCTGTGTTAACATGCAGTCCAACACCGCTCTGGGTGACACACAAGAACACGACACACATGACTGCGTGGGAAGCCTGTTGCGCTCCTACAGCTTGGACAATAGCAACGCAAGCATCGGTACTGTGCCTTCCCACACCCTCCAGGGTACTGAGCGAGCCGTGGCTAATGCCAACTGCTACGATGACAACAATGCTAACCCTCAGAACCACATTGTTGGTGTGGAGGGCAGGACTCAAGGCCCAGGCCAGTACCAACAGGGCTCCAACTCCAGTGCAGACAAGTCGCAGGGGAACCACCAGCACTGGAACGGTACGGCCTTGAGCGGAGCCAACACAGGCGTTGGTCCCAACTCAAACGTGAACGGCCAAGCCCCTACCCAGTCAGACACTCCCCCCAACACACCGCTGTCACAGAAAACCAGTGACGGCCCAGCAGCTGGCATCACAACAAACCCTGCCAGCCGGTTTCAGAACGAAGCTGtgaaggaggaggatgaggacgAAGAACAGGAAGGGGTTCCTCCGCTGCCTCAGAAAGCTCTGCCCCGCCCACCCAACCAGGCTGCATCGCAGTCCCCACCCCTGTCTTCGTCATGGGGTCCGGATGACGATGAGAATCGTTACACGGAGGTATCGGTTCACATGCCGGACCAGGGAGGAATGACGGTCCATCAGCTGGTGGAGTATGtcaagaggaaaaagaagaaagggatTTACCAGGAGTATGAGGACATTCGCAAGGAGCCTCCAGCCGGCACCTTCGACTATTCTAA GAAAATgtcaaatcagattaaaaaccGGTACAGTGATGTTCTGTGCCTGGACCAATCACGGGTCAGACTCTGTCAACTctgtgatgatgaagatgag acatcAGATTACATAAATGCCAGTTTCATGGATGGGTACAAGAGAAGCAATGCCTACATCGCTACCCAAG GTCCGTtgccaaaaacatttgttgactTTTGGCGAATGTTATGGGAGCAGATGGTACTTATCATTGTCATGACCACCAG GGTTGTAGAGCGTGGACGGGTCAAATGTGGTCAGTACTGGCCGCTGGAGGAGGGTAGAACTGAACAGCATGGATACTTTAtggttaaaaacacacacatccaggtGTTTCAGGATTTCAAGCTCTCCTATCTTGAACTATACAACACACAG TCTGGAGAGAAACGTGAAGTTTGTCACTACCTCTATGTCAGCTGGCCAGACTTTGGGGTGCCCAAAAGTGCTTCAGCTATGTTGGACTTTCGTGAGCATGTTCTTGAAAGAAGGAAGGCAGCAGTGCAAAGCTTGGGGTCCAGCTGGAGGGGCCCTCCAGGGGGCCCTCCAGTAGTTGTGCATTGCAGTGCTGGCATCGGTCGCACAG GCACATTCTGTACACTCGACATCTGCCTGTCACAGCTGGAGGACGTAGGCACAGTAAACGTTCAACAGACGGTGCGGAGGATGCGCACGCAGAGGGCTTTCAGCATCCAGACCTGGGACCAGTACTATTTTTGCTACACTGCCGTCATAGAGTACGCCCAGCGACATGGGAGACTGAGCCCAGTGCAGTGGTCCGACTCAGAATTAGAAACAGACAGCGAGTGA